Proteins encoded within one genomic window of Chloroflexota bacterium:
- a CDS encoding nucleoside hydrolase, giving the protein MHRLLIDTDPGVDDSMMLQWAFKRPDVDVVAITAVFGNGGSAITGRNALKNLEIAGRSGVPVACGADKPLMRVRSNRGSTVHGDDGLGNSNLPFPSGKPASLPAAQMIVETINRYPGEIELLAVGPLTNVATAVLLDASIAQKVKQVVIMGGAATVRGNASPVAEANIRNDPEAARIVFNAGWPFTMIGLDVTMQSMMSSEYLERIYAAQTPTTDFIKAIVPFYYAGYFKRMGISQMPVHDSSALAYILDPSLFTCEKVYVHVETQSERTFGQTSPDFRGQWEQAPNVNLALGVDSRRFLETYAAEIVR; this is encoded by the coding sequence ATGCACCGATTGTTGATTGACACCGATCCCGGCGTCGATGACTCGATGATGCTGCAGTGGGCGTTCAAACGGCCCGACGTGGACGTGGTCGCGATCACTGCCGTGTTTGGCAACGGCGGCTCGGCGATCACCGGGCGCAACGCGCTCAAGAACCTCGAGATTGCCGGACGCAGCGGCGTGCCGGTGGCGTGCGGCGCGGACAAGCCGCTGATGCGCGTGCGCAGCAATCGCGGTTCGACCGTGCACGGCGATGACGGGCTCGGCAACTCGAACCTGCCGTTCCCGAGCGGCAAGCCGGCGTCGCTGCCGGCGGCGCAGATGATCGTCGAGACGATCAACCGCTACCCGGGTGAGATCGAACTGCTGGCCGTCGGCCCGCTGACCAACGTGGCGACCGCGGTCCTGCTGGATGCGTCGATCGCGCAGAAGGTCAAGCAGGTCGTGATCATGGGCGGCGCGGCGACGGTGCGCGGCAACGCCTCGCCGGTGGCCGAAGCGAACATCCGCAACGACCCGGAGGCGGCGCGTATCGTGTTCAACGCCGGCTGGCCGTTCACGATGATCGGCCTCGACGTGACGATGCAGTCGATGATGAGCAGCGAGTATCTGGAGCGCATCTACGCGGCGCAGACGCCAACCACCGATTTCATCAAGGCGATCGTGCCGTTCTACTACGCCGGCTACTTCAAGCGCATGGGCATCTCCCAGATGCCGGTGCACGACTCGTCGGCGCTGGCGTACATCCTCGACCCGTCGCTGTTCACGTGCGAGAAGGTCTACGTGCATGTTGAAACGCAGAGCGAGCGCACTTTCGGGCAGACGTCGCCGGACTTCCGCGGGCAGTGGGAGCAGGCGCCGAACGTGAATCTGGCGCTCGGCGTCGATTCCAGGCGCTTCCTAGAGACGTACGCGGCGGAGATCGTGCGCTAG
- a CDS encoding nucleoside hydrolase has translation MHGSDGLGESNLLHPAGQPVSMPAAQLIVETVNRYPSEIELLAVGALTNVATAVLLDPGIVQKVKQVVIMGGAATVRGNATPVAEANIRYDPEAARIVFNAGWPLTMIGLDVTMRVVASAAQLEQIYAAQTPVTEFLKAIVPFYFHGYYKRHGVTGLPVHDSSALACILDPSLFTCEQVYMHVETQSERTFGQTTPDFRGQWEQAPNVNLALGVDAKRLLAMYAAEIVR, from the coding sequence GTGCATGGCTCCGACGGACTCGGCGAGTCGAACCTGCTGCACCCGGCCGGTCAGCCGGTGTCGATGCCGGCCGCGCAGTTGATCGTCGAGACTGTCAACCGCTACCCGAGCGAGATCGAACTGCTGGCGGTCGGCGCTCTGACCAACGTGGCAACGGCGGTGCTGCTGGACCCGGGCATCGTGCAGAAGGTCAAACAGGTCGTGATCATGGGCGGCGCGGCGACCGTGCGCGGCAACGCTACCCCGGTGGCCGAAGCCAACATTCGCTACGACCCCGAGGCGGCGCGCATCGTCTTCAATGCCGGCTGGCCGCTTACGATGATCGGTCTCGATGTGACGATGCGGGTGGTCGCCAGTGCGGCGCAGTTGGAACAGATCTACGCGGCGCAGACGCCGGTCACGGAGTTCCTGAAGGCGATCGTGCCGTTCTATTTTCACGGCTACTACAAGCGCCACGGCGTCACGGGGCTGCCGGTGCACGACTCGTCGGCGCTGGCGTGCATCCTCGACCCATCGCTGTTCACGTGCGAGCAAGTCTACATGCACGTCGAAACGCAGAGCGAGCGCACCTTCGGGCAGACCACGCCGGACTTCCGCGGCCAGTGGGAGCAGGCGCCGAACGTGAACCTGGCGCTTGGCGTCGACGCGAAGCGCCTGCTGGCGATGTACGCGGCGGAGATCGTCCGCTAG
- a CDS encoding carbohydrate ABC transporter permease codes for MALTQPVNVVPPVVLAPRARPLSVQLLGLAGQAVQMGFLVLIVIVFATPFVWMILGSLRPPAEIFAYIYPLSINTFVPVKWTFQAYLDVLGLSPEGQSAGLDFARYTFNTVFVSASVVACSLVFNTGAAYFFSRLDFPHKEVIFVFVVATMLIPWEATIVPLYLVVRMLHIENSYAALIVPWYASPFIIFAMRQFFSEIPRDLDEAAIMDGASLLQVLRHVIIPNAIPGLITMALLEFQFIWNQFFWPLVAATSKDLMVLQVAIQSQTNQTLTYWDRTFAGSVIATVPVVLLFLRLQSYYVKGVVMSGLKG; via the coding sequence ATGGCACTCACCCAACCGGTAAACGTCGTCCCGCCTGTCGTGCTCGCGCCGCGTGCGCGGCCGCTGTCGGTGCAGTTGCTGGGCCTGGCGGGGCAAGCGGTGCAGATGGGCTTCCTTGTGCTCATCGTTATCGTGTTCGCCACGCCGTTCGTGTGGATGATCCTCGGCAGCCTGCGGCCGCCGGCCGAGATCTTTGCGTACATCTACCCGCTGTCGATCAACACCTTCGTGCCGGTGAAGTGGACGTTTCAGGCGTACCTGGATGTGCTCGGCCTCTCGCCGGAAGGGCAGTCAGCCGGGCTGGACTTCGCGCGCTACACATTCAACACTGTCTTTGTGTCGGCGTCCGTCGTCGCCTGCTCGCTGGTGTTCAACACGGGCGCGGCCTACTTCTTCTCGCGGCTGGACTTCCCGCATAAAGAAGTGATCTTCGTCTTCGTCGTTGCGACGATGCTGATCCCCTGGGAAGCGACGATCGTGCCGCTCTACCTGGTGGTGCGGATGCTGCATATCGAGAACTCGTATGCCGCGCTGATCGTGCCGTGGTATGCCAGCCCGTTCATCATTTTCGCCATGCGGCAGTTCTTCTCCGAGATTCCGCGCGATCTCGACGAGGCGGCGATCATGGACGGCGCGTCGCTGTTGCAGGTCCTGCGGCATGTGATCATCCCCAACGCGATCCCCGGCCTGATCACGATGGCGCTGCTGGAGTTCCAGTTCATCTGGAACCAGTTCTTCTGGCCGCTGGTCGCCGCGACCTCCAAAGATCTGATGGTCTTGCAGGTGGCGATCCAGTCGCAGACAAACCAGACGCTGACCTACTGGGACCGCACGTTCGCGGGCTCAGTCATCGCGACGGTGCCGGTCGTGCTGTTGTTCTTGCGCCTGCAGTCGTACTACGTCAAGGGTGTGGTCATGAGCGGCCTCAAGGGCTAG
- a CDS encoding sugar ABC transporter permease: MALPLPTAQSASSRKRRNYIIAFLFVAPALLNFVVFRYFPIVSAVWVSLWDYSLLGGFQDFRGLDNYVQALNDDVFLNSMFVTGLYAVVKVPLQILCALALALLVQRESRLMGVVRSAIFTPVVTSMMVVAIVWAMMLHFQNGPVNGLIATLGLPRLGFLSDKNLALGTVIFVTIWKDVGFSMIILLAGMKGIPDVYYEAAKIDGATQWQMFWQITIPLLMRVMLFVVVTQTVNAFQVFIPVYAMTRGGPQDATKVVNYLIYQQAFTYQNMGYASTMSVIVLAVILVVSLVLMRVLRSDVEY, translated from the coding sequence ATGGCTCTGCCTCTCCCGACCGCGCAATCGGCCTCCAGCCGCAAACGGCGCAACTACATCATCGCCTTCCTTTTTGTTGCGCCGGCGCTGCTGAACTTTGTCGTCTTCCGCTATTTTCCCATCGTTTCGGCGGTGTGGGTCAGCCTGTGGGATTACAGTCTGCTGGGCGGGTTTCAGGATTTTCGCGGGCTCGACAACTATGTGCAGGCGCTGAACGACGATGTGTTCCTGAACTCGATGTTTGTGACCGGCTTGTACGCCGTCGTCAAGGTCCCGCTGCAGATCCTGTGCGCGCTGGCGCTGGCGCTACTGGTGCAGCGCGAAAGCCGGCTGATGGGGGTCGTGCGCTCGGCCATCTTTACGCCGGTCGTCACCTCGATGATGGTCGTCGCCATTGTCTGGGCGATGATGCTGCACTTCCAGAACGGGCCGGTGAACGGCCTGATCGCGACGCTCGGCCTGCCGCGGCTCGGCTTCCTGTCGGACAAGAACCTGGCGCTGGGGACCGTCATCTTCGTGACGATCTGGAAGGATGTCGGCTTCAGCATGATCATCCTGCTGGCCGGCATGAAAGGCATTCCGGACGTGTACTACGAAGCGGCGAAGATTGACGGCGCCACCCAATGGCAGATGTTCTGGCAGATCACGATCCCGCTGCTGATGCGGGTCATGCTGTTCGTGGTCGTTACGCAGACCGTCAATGCATTCCAGGTCTTCATCCCGGTCTACGCGATGACGCGTGGCGGCCCGCAGGACGCCACGAAGGTCGTCAACTATCTGATCTACCAGCAGGCATTCACCTATCAGAACATGGGCTACGCCAGCACCATGTCGGTTATCGTGCTGGCCGTGATTCTCGTGGTCAGCCTCGTCCTGATGCGCGTCCTGCGCTCGGACGTCGAATATTAG
- the ppc gene encoding phosphoenolpyruvate carboxylase, translating to MLDLSASIHLLGELLGQVLSEQESPALFEAEEGIRALAKARRDAELRGDETGQRAAHERLAAAVRALDVDAARAVASAFALYFDLVNLAEEAQRVHSLETRERERYPAPASESLAETIAALKARGTSAEQIAALVERLQIELVLTAHPTEAKRRTILSKLQRIGGILRDLYRAEPAPRERAAQQNALHAEITELWLTDRARTNRPAVTDEARTGLYFVDNVFWQALPRMHDDLARALAEHYPGVPPPARWLTLASWIGGDRDGNPNVTTHVTAETLRLHRGLAVERHRRALQELSRRLSMNVRRVPPPPAVQSWLSNRRPLPPHAAFLEARYVNEPYRLVLALLANDLADASHDDMPARLHDDRPHRARISDDDLRHTLDAIATALPPALHDPDLQLLRQQLAIFGLHAARLDIREESSRLTAALAEILRALNLDMQFDAADGDTRTRRLTGWLAVPPPAGLAPRLGVTSATVETWALFRLIQRARDVYGRDMFGPFIISMTHSAADILTVLLLAQWAGCADGLRIVPLFETLADLEAAPRILSDLFALDAYRAHLAACDNEQVIMIGYSDSNKDGGYLAANWALYEAQAQIACVCRLHGVKFTLFHGRGGTAARGGGPANRAIRAQPPGTVDGRLRMTEQGETISARYANAELAHRHLEQITSAVLLASAGDGAPPDDGWRAAMAGMAATARDTYRALVFETPEFLAFWRQATPLDEISRLRIGSRPVARRAGELQVAQIRAIPWVFSWMQSRFNLPGWYGLGTALQAHTDDGGLPALHDMYDRWLFFRALIDNAEMSLLKADMGIAALYTALAPDAGAAARTLERIRAEYDRARQAVLAVSRHAELMQDEPVVQRSVHLRNPYVDPLNYIQVEMLRRLRALADPESPEADAIREVIVLTINGVAAGLRNTG from the coding sequence ATGCTCGATCTTTCGGCATCCATCCACCTGCTCGGCGAACTGCTCGGGCAGGTGCTGAGCGAACAGGAATCGCCCGCGCTCTTTGAGGCGGAGGAAGGGATACGTGCGCTGGCGAAGGCGCGGCGCGACGCGGAACTGCGCGGCGACGAAACCGGGCAGCGCGCGGCGCACGAGCGGCTAGCGGCTGCCGTGCGAGCGCTCGACGTCGATGCCGCGCGCGCCGTGGCGTCAGCATTCGCGCTGTACTTTGATCTGGTGAACCTGGCCGAGGAAGCGCAGCGCGTGCATTCGCTCGAAACACGCGAGCGCGAGCGGTACCCCGCGCCCGCATCGGAATCGCTGGCCGAGACGATCGCTGCGCTCAAGGCGCGTGGAACCAGCGCGGAGCAGATCGCCGCGCTCGTTGAGCGGCTGCAGATCGAACTGGTGTTGACGGCGCACCCGACCGAGGCCAAGCGGCGCACGATCCTCTCCAAGCTGCAGCGCATCGGCGGTATCCTGCGCGACCTGTACCGCGCCGAGCCCGCCCCGCGCGAGCGTGCCGCGCAGCAGAACGCTTTGCACGCCGAGATCACCGAGTTGTGGCTGACCGACCGCGCGCGCACCAACCGCCCGGCCGTGACCGACGAGGCGCGCACCGGGCTCTACTTTGTGGATAACGTGTTCTGGCAAGCGCTGCCGCGCATGCACGACGACCTGGCACGCGCGCTGGCGGAACATTATCCGGGCGTGCCGCCGCCCGCGCGCTGGCTCACACTCGCCTCATGGATCGGCGGCGACCGCGACGGCAACCCGAACGTCACCACGCACGTCACCGCCGAAACGCTGCGCCTGCATCGCGGGCTGGCCGTCGAGCGGCATCGCCGCGCGCTGCAGGAGCTGTCGCGCCGTCTCAGCATGAACGTGCGCCGGGTGCCGCCGCCGCCCGCCGTGCAGTCGTGGCTGTCGAACCGCCGGCCGCTGCCCCCGCATGCCGCCTTCCTTGAAGCGCGCTACGTCAACGAGCCGTACCGTCTGGTGCTGGCGCTGCTGGCCAACGATCTCGCCGATGCGTCGCACGATGATATGCCGGCGCGCCTGCATGACGACCGCCCGCACCGCGCGCGCATCAGTGACGACGACCTGCGACACACACTGGACGCCATCGCGACCGCGCTACCGCCCGCGCTGCACGATCCCGATCTACAACTGCTGCGCCAGCAACTCGCGATCTTCGGACTGCATGCCGCGCGGCTCGACATCCGCGAAGAGTCGAGCCGTCTGACGGCCGCGCTGGCGGAGATCCTGCGCGCGCTGAACCTGGATATGCAGTTTGACGCCGCCGACGGCGACACGCGCACCCGGCGGCTGACCGGCTGGCTGGCCGTGCCGCCGCCCGCCGGCCTCGCGCCGCGACTCGGCGTCACCAGCGCGACCGTGGAGACCTGGGCGTTGTTCCGCCTGATCCAGCGCGCGCGCGACGTGTATGGCCGCGATATGTTCGGCCCGTTCATCATCTCGATGACGCACAGCGCCGCCGACATACTGACGGTGCTGCTGCTGGCGCAGTGGGCCGGCTGCGCGGACGGACTGCGCATCGTGCCACTGTTCGAGACGCTGGCCGACCTGGAAGCGGCCCCGCGCATTCTATCCGACCTGTTCGCGCTCGACGCGTACCGCGCCCACCTCGCGGCGTGCGACAACGAGCAGGTCATCATGATCGGCTACTCGGACAGCAACAAAGATGGCGGCTACCTGGCCGCCAATTGGGCGCTCTACGAGGCGCAAGCGCAGATCGCGTGCGTGTGCCGGCTCCATGGCGTCAAGTTCACGCTGTTCCACGGGCGCGGCGGCACGGCGGCGCGCGGCGGCGGCCCGGCCAACCGCGCCATCCGCGCGCAGCCGCCCGGCACGGTCGATGGCCGCCTGCGCATGACCGAGCAGGGCGAAACGATCTCCGCGCGCTATGCCAATGCGGAGCTCGCGCACCGGCACCTGGAGCAGATCACGAGCGCGGTGCTGCTGGCCAGCGCCGGAGACGGCGCGCCGCCGGACGATGGCTGGCGCGCTGCGATGGCCGGCATGGCCGCCACCGCGCGCGATACGTATCGCGCACTGGTGTTCGAGACGCCGGAGTTCCTGGCGTTCTGGCGGCAGGCCACGCCGCTCGACGAGATCAGCCGCCTGCGCATCGGCTCGCGGCCGGTGGCGCGCCGCGCGGGCGAGTTGCAGGTCGCGCAGATTCGCGCGATCCCGTGGGTGTTCTCATGGATGCAGAGCCGCTTCAACCTGCCGGGCTGGTACGGGCTGGGGACGGCGCTGCAGGCGCACACGGACGACGGCGGACTGCCGGCGCTGCACGACATGTACGACCGCTGGCTGTTCTTCCGCGCGCTGATCGACAATGCCGAGATGTCGCTGCTGAAAGCCGACATGGGTATTGCCGCGCTGTACACCGCGCTGGCGCCGGACGCCGGGGCCGCCGCCCGCACGCTGGAGCGCATTCGCGCGGAGTATGACCGCGCGCGGCAAGCGGTGCTGGCCGTCAGCCGCCACGCGGAGTTGATGCAGGACGAGCCGGTCGTGCAGCGCTCGGTGCACCTGCGCAACCCGTACGTCGATCCACTGAATTACATTCAGGTCGAGATGCTGCGCCGCCTACGTGCGCTGGCGGATCCCGAAAGCCCGGAAGCCGACGCGATTCGCGAGGTGATCGTGCTGACGATCAACGGCGTGGCCGCCGGGCTGCGCAATACCGGTTGA
- a CDS encoding aminopeptidase P family protein produces the protein MLNPVEGQRRAQALAAQVAASVDAVLCTAPENIYFFSGFRTMLYTRFSGVIVRMDRPAEPALIVSSIDRLLIQQRVWSPPWVTTVAYHGTEPLPDVAATPSAALAPHMAGVRRLGVDSLKLTDLDEVKAAAPGVEIVPLNSAIEGLKELKGPDEIGWMRRANALAVRGIETARDMLNAGPVTELELAVRLESEARLGGADGFGYPTLVSFGAKMGAAHSPALPRKVEASQPLRIAFGPAVEGYTADIVRTFCLGEPPALLTRLQDGFREAQDACFNLLRDGARVPDMMAAVRAVYAKRDLLSYWRNNIGHGLGLTIHEPPRIGGTSKAVLATNMVVAIEPSLTAPGFGGYSHCDVLLVTPNGADLLTPGFTGIVRAG, from the coding sequence ATGCTGAACCCCGTCGAAGGCCAACGCCGCGCGCAGGCGCTGGCCGCGCAGGTCGCCGCGTCGGTCGATGCGGTGCTCTGCACCGCGCCCGAGAACATCTACTTCTTCAGCGGTTTCCGCACCATGCTCTACACCCGTTTCAGCGGCGTGATCGTGCGCATGGATCGCCCGGCCGAGCCGGCGCTGATCGTGTCGAGCATCGACCGGCTGCTGATCCAGCAGCGCGTCTGGTCGCCGCCCTGGGTAACGACCGTCGCCTATCACGGCACCGAGCCGCTGCCCGATGTCGCGGCGACACCTTCTGCCGCGCTCGCACCGCACATGGCCGGCGTGCGCCGCCTCGGCGTGGACTCGCTGAAGCTGACCGATCTGGACGAGGTGAAGGCCGCTGCGCCCGGCGTTGAGATCGTGCCGCTGAACAGTGCGATCGAGGGATTGAAGGAGCTTAAGGGGCCGGATGAGATCGGCTGGATGCGCCGGGCGAATGCGCTGGCCGTGCGCGGCATCGAAACCGCGCGCGACATGCTGAACGCCGGGCCTGTCACCGAACTGGAGCTCGCCGTGCGGCTAGAGTCCGAAGCGCGGCTCGGCGGCGCGGACGGCTTCGGCTACCCGACGCTCGTCTCGTTCGGCGCGAAGATGGGCGCGGCGCACTCGCCGGCCCTGCCGCGCAAGGTCGAGGCGAGCCAGCCGCTGCGCATCGCGTTCGGACCGGCCGTCGAAGGCTACACCGCCGACATCGTGCGCACGTTCTGTCTGGGCGAGCCGCCCGCGCTGCTCACGCGCCTGCAGGACGGCTTCCGCGAGGCGCAGGACGCCTGTTTCAATCTGCTGCGCGACGGCGCGCGCGTGCCGGATATGATGGCGGCCGTGCGCGCGGTGTACGCGAAGCGCGACCTGCTGTCATACTGGCGCAACAACATCGGGCACGGCCTGGGTTTGACGATCCACGAGCCGCCGCGCATCGGCGGCACGTCGAAAGCCGTGCTGGCGACGAACATGGTCGTCGCGATCGAGCCGAGCCTGACCGCGCCCGGCTTCGGCGGCTACTCGCACTGCGATGTCCTGCTCGTCACGCCGAACGGCGCCGACCTGCTGACACCCGGCTTCACCGGCATAGTGAGAGCGGGGTAA
- a CDS encoding ABC transporter permease: protein MPFQLSLAIKYLSGRKLRALLTTLSIVIGVMVMFGMGSLLPTALDAFKKSAQSASGQIDVTVTQKTKGSFSTSVLNRVKNVEGVRAAAGSIERTMNVPANFYGRDVDVPSLMLVGVDPVAGPTVRDYHISEGRFFKAGDSDVVVITASLADTLHLKLGDTLRIPAIDGVAKLTIVGLLPGRALLGNEEVLLSLAEAQKLLDMGGLLNTIEANLATGDSTQRDAAVQRIKTELGSNYRLNALSDESQMFASISAAQSVFNMLGVLTLFMSGFIIFNTFRTIVTERRHDIGMLRALGASRGTIIGLILAEGVVQGIVGTALGLVMGYLLAYGGSNLMSQMYRSVLSIQISQPSIDPLLLAVSIALGVGVTIVAGLLPAVSASRVTPIEVLRPSASEAFQRISRAGAVVGALLIVGALGGLFSGQFALVALGGLAFLAGLVLVAPVLVKPFASAFSVLLALAFARSGTGGLAQGNITRQPSRSAITASATMIGLAIVVGAGGMMWSMNDSLLGMFQKSMGSDYLLVPPAVSIWEGDIGAGQSLTNKLRSVSGVGTVTTLRYAQSAIPTVSVKGGSGESQITVLGIDPPTYREISGMDFQKGNANEAYTALGSTERVMIMNGILAATTGTKPGDVIILSTPQGQKDYRVVAVGGDVLMAKISTVYISQVNLKADFNKSEDVFVQLNLAQGADAAAVESRLRTIVSDYPQFRFIATRQYLDEFSKQFDAVFAGVYLMLAVLSLPSLIAILNTLVIGVIERTREIGMLRAIGAARRQVWNMIVAEALLLSAIGTALGLLGGLYLSYVLVQGIGAAGIFRMEYSFPLAGVLAATAAGLIFGVLAALLPARQASRMEIIKALRYE from the coding sequence ATGCCATTCCAACTTTCGCTCGCCATAAAGTACCTGAGCGGCCGCAAGCTGCGCGCCTTGCTCACGACGCTGTCGATCGTCATCGGCGTCATGGTCATGTTCGGCATGGGCAGCCTGCTGCCGACCGCGCTGGACGCGTTCAAAAAGAGCGCACAGTCCGCCTCCGGCCAGATCGACGTGACCGTGACGCAGAAAACGAAGGGCTCGTTCTCGACCAGCGTCCTGAACCGGGTCAAGAACGTCGAGGGCGTGCGCGCCGCGGCCGGCTCGATTGAGCGGACGATGAACGTCCCGGCGAACTTCTATGGCCGCGATGTGGACGTGCCGTCGCTGATGCTGGTCGGCGTCGACCCGGTTGCCGGGCCCACTGTGCGCGACTACCACATCAGCGAAGGACGCTTCTTCAAGGCGGGCGATTCCGACGTGGTCGTCATCACCGCCAGCCTGGCCGACACGCTGCACCTGAAGCTCGGCGACACGCTGCGTATCCCGGCGATCGACGGCGTGGCGAAGTTGACGATCGTCGGCCTGCTGCCGGGCCGCGCCCTGCTCGGCAACGAAGAGGTGCTGCTGTCGCTGGCCGAGGCGCAGAAACTGCTCGACATGGGCGGCCTGCTCAACACCATCGAAGCCAACCTGGCGACGGGCGACAGCACGCAGCGCGACGCGGCCGTCCAGCGCATCAAGACAGAACTGGGCAGCAACTACCGGTTGAATGCGCTGTCTGACGAGTCGCAGATGTTTGCCAGCATCAGCGCGGCGCAGTCGGTCTTCAATATGCTCGGCGTGCTGACGCTGTTCATGAGCGGGTTCATCATCTTCAACACTTTCCGCACGATCGTGACGGAGCGGCGGCATGATATCGGCATGCTGCGCGCGCTCGGCGCCAGCCGCGGCACGATCATCGGGCTGATCCTGGCGGAAGGCGTGGTGCAGGGCATCGTCGGCACGGCGCTCGGCCTCGTCATGGGCTACCTGTTGGCCTACGGCGGAAGCAACCTGATGTCTCAAATGTACCGCTCGGTACTCAGCATCCAGATCAGCCAGCCCAGCATCGACCCGCTGCTGCTGGCGGTCTCGATCGCGCTCGGCGTCGGCGTCACGATCGTGGCCGGGCTGCTGCCGGCCGTCAGCGCCAGCCGCGTCACGCCGATCGAGGTGCTGCGTCCATCGGCAAGCGAGGCGTTCCAGCGCATCAGTCGCGCGGGCGCCGTGGTCGGCGCGCTGCTGATCGTGGGCGCGCTGGGCGGCCTGTTCAGCGGACAGTTCGCGCTGGTGGCGCTGGGCGGATTGGCCTTCCTGGCCGGATTGGTGCTCGTCGCGCCGGTGCTCGTCAAGCCGTTTGCCAGCGCGTTCAGCGTGCTGTTGGCGCTGGCGTTCGCGCGCTCAGGCACCGGCGGGCTGGCGCAGGGTAACATCACCCGCCAGCCGTCGCGCTCGGCCATCACGGCCAGCGCGACGATGATCGGCCTGGCGATCGTTGTCGGCGCCGGCGGGATGATGTGGAGCATGAACGACAGCCTGCTCGGCATGTTCCAGAAGTCGATGGGCAGCGATTACCTGCTGGTGCCGCCCGCCGTCAGCATCTGGGAGGGCGACATCGGCGCCGGGCAGAGCCTGACCAACAAGCTGCGCTCCGTCTCCGGCGTCGGCACCGTCACGACATTGCGCTACGCGCAATCAGCGATCCCGACCGTCAGCGTCAAGGGCGGCAGCGGCGAATCCCAGATTACGGTGCTCGGCATCGACCCGCCGACCTACCGCGAAATCTCCGGCATGGACTTCCAGAAGGGCAACGCCAACGAGGCGTACACCGCGCTCGGCAGCACGGAGCGCGTGATGATCATGAACGGCATCCTGGCGGCGACGACCGGCACGAAACCGGGCGACGTGATCATACTGTCCACGCCGCAGGGGCAGAAGGATTATCGCGTGGTCGCGGTCGGCGGCGATGTGCTGATGGCCAAGATCAGCACGGTCTACATTTCGCAAGTGAACTTGAAGGCCGATTTCAACAAGAGCGAGGATGTCTTCGTCCAGCTCAACCTGGCGCAGGGCGCGGACGCAGCAGCGGTCGAGTCGCGCCTGCGCACGATCGTGTCCGACTACCCGCAGTTCCGCTTCATCGCCACGCGGCAGTACCTCGACGAGTTCAGCAAGCAGTTCGACGCGGTCTTCGCCGGCGTCTACCTGATGCTGGCCGTCCTGTCGCTGCCGTCGCTGATCGCGATCCTGAACACGCTGGTGATCGGCGTAATCGAGCGCACACGCGAGATCGGCATGCTGCGCGCCATCGGCGCGGCGCGGCGGCAGGTCTGGAATATGATCGTGGCCGAAGCGCTGCTGCTCTCGGCGATCGGCACGGCGCTCGGCCTGCTGGGCGGGCTGTACCTGAGCTACGTGCTGGTGCAGGGCATCGGCGCGGCCGGCATCTTCCGCATGGAGTACTCGTTCCCGCTGGCGGGCGTGCTGGCGGCAACGGCCGCCGGGCTGATCTTTGGCGTGCTGGCCGCGTTGCTCCCGGCGCGCCAGGCCTCGCGCATGGAGATCATCAAGGCGCTGCGATACGAGTAA